The window atcattatccggattcccctaaggatatgcatggtgtagacatcctatccggaccgcctcaaggaaaggcaaacgacgtttcatcttctcctatccaaggaagagcaaacgacgctggcagagcgtacacatccggatagtctccacaacacatccggatagtcagcatgagccatccggatataaatcttctggatggtcaattaaagtaaagcgagtcttacacgcaaccacaacaagcagccatggcccacatcccatcacctgcagaatgagaagacaagaggaagtgacagcaagtcacttcccacgatcattctgcataatcgcttcccacgatctctgacggccgcatcacctaccatagtctctgacagccattcataggatgatagtgctcctactaacacctattgtcatcatcacaacagaaaagatctcctcaccattaatgagaggaacagtacccctgaagctggatatatataccttcgcacgaagaagaaaggggatctcctggtaacctcttgatacctagaaaaaagccaactgatttatatatctctttctcaccatggctaataaaaccatcggagggtgcgtccggacaccctgtccggatgccttttgcaggtgcaaccactgaatcaagaaccccttgtgtgttgagaatcacgtgtccatccatatagcagcaacgtggaccatcggatacgcgaggcgacaacagATATCATGtcatgtatttgtttttttactattGATCTTCAAATTGTTTGGTTTGGGTCATAATGTGttcatgtttcatttttaattggTTTTGTTGAGATTAGTGTGACTCCGTTTTAGTTCCTCTATGAAATGCtcgcaaccatgttttgatccttatttaaaatacattttggCTCACTCACCTACATCTAAGTTTGTTGGTTGAAACATGAAATGTGGCTTTCATtggttcatttttgttttgttttttctttttcttcccgcTCTGTTTTCTTGGTTATTCTCCTCTGTTTTCTATGGGTATTTTAGGTGCATGGCATTATGTATATCACCGGTTGATGATGTTAGAGATTGGCTACTGGACACTTGGATAAGCTAGAGAAAGAGTCGATTCAGTGAGCTTGATTGCTTAGACTACTAATGGGCTAcctttttttatccatttcttCATACAAAAGTGGAGCATTATCTATGCCTGTTGTGCAAATTATGTTCTCATTTGGGCAGTCGACTATCTCAtcaataattgaataaaaaatggtttttcatATCATGGCTAGcttttatggataaaaaaaaaaaatctgagtAATGATGAAAACTGGAAATGGAGACTTCTAATAGCATCCTCATTAAATGTTGTTCCCATGACAAACAGAAGTTAGCACTGGTGGCGTTTTATGAGAGAGATAAGAAGAAGACAAGTCTTTCTCTAACACAATTGATAAACTAAGCCTTTCTAGGAGACTTGGTGGCCTTGGATGGCGACTTGGATTCCTTTCCTGCCTTGTCAGTCTTCTTTGGCAGAAGAATATGGTTGATATTTGGCAGGACACCACCACGAGCAATTGTGACACCAGCTAGAAGCTTCCCAAgttcttcatcatttctcacAGCCAACAAAACATGCCTCGGGATTATTCTGTGCTTCTGGTTATCCCATGCTGCATTTCTAGCCAACTCCAAAACCTCAGTAGCTAGGTACTCCAACACGGTAGCGAGGTAGACTGAGGCACCTGTTCCAACGCGTTGAGAATAACAGCCTTTCTTGAGGTATCTGTCGATACGACTAACCGGGAATTGAAGACCTGCCTTAACGAGGCAGGATACGGGTTTCTCTTGGGACCACCACCCTTCCTTCCTCTGGCACCCTTCTTCACCTTTTTAGCGGCCTCCACTTCCCGGGTACAATCGGCGAAAAATCAAATTcccgagaaaacaaaaacaaaaaaaaataaaataagaagcaCCGTCCAAAACGAGCAATTCGATATATAGAGATGAAGATAGAAATATAGATGCAGATAAATGAACAACCCAAAACAAAGTATAACTaacatcagaaaaaaaaaaaaaaaaaaaaaaaaaaagctcattAAATGGAAACCCATTCCATGTTGAAATCAATGGGTTCCAAGACCAGTGATTCAATCATCTCCTGCTGAAGAGTGAGCCATTTCATATcaaaacatgaaagaaaaataatgcaaTATCATATCCATTCCAAACAAATCAAACAGTGATCAGAATCCATCAAAAAGCCTGAAAAACAGAGTGATGAAGAGAATAAATAAGGAATCTGCCTGAAAACAGTACCTGAAAGTTCTCTTCTAAGCTCTGTTTTCGCTTTCTCCagaatttttccttttcccacttttttttgttctccCAACTCTCACCCTCACCTGCTAAAAAAAGACTCTTCCTCTCTCTCACTCCTTTCTTCCCGTTTTTCTGTTTCTCTCCCCAAACAATCCCCATTTTGctttggaactcaaaatctcTATATCACTTCCTCTGGCTTTTCTCTTTCCGTCCGATCTGGCCGCCAAAACAGCTCACCCATGCTCTGTTTTCCTTTCACTTCCGGTCCCATTTGGCCGCCCAAAAAACAGCTCATTCTCTGGGTGGTCAGAAAAAAAGAATTCCTATACGAGGGGGTCAcaatatgatttctaaaattcatttttttaaaaattcacacACTATAAACTTTTGAATAAACGATTTCTAAAAATTCCTATCCCTTTTTCTAAAATTCattcttcaagagacgatttctcaaaaaaaaaaaaaaaaaattttatttactaaatttaatatgtaaaaaattataattattgagatatttatccacaataatatttataaaaatataaattgtgtttactatttaaatattgatttttgttattattatttctttattgataATTCATATGAACAAGGTTATTGGTTTTTTACATTCATgataataattcattttttatcatgGTTGATACTTTATTAATTGATGggatatttattgattttttagtatttatataaacaatattattcGTTTTCTTATAACCATGATAACAGATGATTTAGattctttaatattaaaaaaatttaataattaaggaTTGACTTGGTGTTTATATCTATAGTAGTGCGTATTTGAATTTTAAggcttttatttaaatatataatttttgaaaaaatgatttcttaatttttatttattttttttatttgattgaaacctataatattaaaaattgaaaatcaatgttttcaaaacagGACTGGTCATCGAACCGAAAAAGTTATTGGTTCACGATTCACTAGTTGGATCGGTGATCGAACCGCGATCAAAccggtgacatcataaatatgtaatttatatattattaaaattaaaaataattataaaaaattaaaaatatatatgaataaattaaaaatcaataatattattttatatctttgatattatcaaattaaatcatattaatattttaaattttattaaatgaaatatgtatattatttaaatgtgaatatattaaaaatgaaaatttaaactaattttattatttttaaaaatattatattatttttctttcatattataaaaaatattaaaatctaatatatattgttttgtttggcatatAAGATAACAAAATGTAAGAAGCCGAGTGGTGTCCTAGGCTGATACCCTCTTAGTAGAGgcttgttatatttttttcattgataaatTGTTAGGAATCCCACATCAGATTCTAAGAGGAAACATGATGCAAAGGATGTCTATAAAAGCCATCCTCACTTGAGGGCAAAGCATACCTGGGCTCAAAACTCAGCCCATAAATGTGTGGGGGTGGATGTGGGCTTTGTCATAATAAGACAAAGCCCAACATGGGCTTTTTAGCCCAAAGCATTTAAACCCAAAGAAACCATTCCATGTTTGCAAATAAGGGGGTTAACTTTAACTATGTGGCTCATTTAGAACTTGGGTCATTGGTTCGACCGTTGGTTTAGGTAGGTTTGATACCTAAACGGTTTAATAGAGCAAATTGGACAGGTCGACGATTGAACCGGTTGGACTGgtcgatttttaaaacattgttgaaaacaaataaaaaaattatatgacaaAATGATTCCTCAAATTtctcttaataaaaaatagttaatcattttttttaattatatttaattttcttagaaTTACATCCCATCAGCATAAAGGATGTTACCGTCCCAGTTTAAGAGATCACATGGCCATGAAATAGACCGGAGTGACCTATATATGCAGCCGCTATAATTAGTACTCACCCACAAGTAGATTAATCCTCAGAGAATATACAGAGGCCCTTTAGCTGACAGTGGCCCCCTTTAAGGTATCTCTCTGGTTGCTTTCAATCAACTTCCTTCCTCTTAACTTTTTCGTTTTTCTTTGCCTGCAGGTACATTTCATATATTTAACTTCAAGCAGCTTCATTCCTTCATCAAATGAGCTTCTTCCAGGTTGGGACCATATGATGGCACTAGCCTTACATATCCTTATAAGATGGTGGTGGTGCGGAATCCCATATCCATGGTGGCAGGGGCCACCACCACGTCCCTCATAGCATGACTTACAGCTAGCACACTCCAATTGGATAGATGAATGCTAAATACCCTGGTACTGGAGGTGGCGGTGGCGGTGATCAAATGAGCTTCTTCCAGGTTGGGACCATGTGTTGATGATGCTATGGATGCATCCCTCCCCCTCATTTCTTTACGTACAATCATCAAGATATTAGTCAACTTTGGTCCCCTCGTTACTTTCTTTACCTCAGATTTGAATACGCGATTTCTTTACATACAATCATCAAGAAAATACTTGTTTGTGTACGTAGTGAATGCAGATACATGAGACATTGACTTGCAGAATTGTATAGAACCTGAAAGATCATAAAGTTCACAAATGGTTGCAGAGTTCCATACCAGTACCTTGTGGGGTATTCTGAGGATTGAAACATTCAGGGCGTCTTCCAAAGGGCCCTTACAAAAGGTGCTTTTGATAATCTTTTTATTCTCCTTTTTAAGTGAATTATAAGCAAATCAACATCTATTAGTCCACAAATATTATTGGCCTATGCAACCTTTATGTTGTGGACGAGAAAGGAACCGAAAAGAACTGATCACCGACTCAACACCCAACTGAGAAGGGGAACTAAAGAAACTAGACAACGACAATCACGATGGAGTATGATTCACATGATGGTGCATATGGGATTTTCTTCACTAAGGAATTCACAGCGGCAACCATAGCTTCTGTCACAGCGACACCCAGAAACCCAGCCATCATAAGATGGTGGTTGGTGCGGAATCCCACATCCATGGTGGCAGGGGCCACCACCATGTCCCTCATAGCATGACTTACAGCACACTTTAATTGGATAGATGAATACTGGATACCCTGGTACTGGAGGTGgcggtggaggtggaggtggcggtggcggtggaggtggaggtggcgGTGGCGGTGGAGGTGGCGGTGGCGGTGTCCGTGGCCGTGGCGGTGGCggtggtggtggcggtggtATAACCTCGATACACTTGATGATATCGCGACCTTTGCAGATAAGCTTCGTTCTGATCATCTCAGGGTAGCTGCATACTACTTTGATTATCACGGTGTCTTCCTTCTCAATGAAAGTCTGGTCTCGTATTTCTCTTGTTCATAAAATTcaacatcaaaatcaaaacaaacaacTCATTTCTTCATCCCTTTAACATTGCCCATAATCTCAAAATTCAAGTAAACCAAACACACgcatatatatatgtaagacTCACACCAGGAAATTTACAGAGCAGTTTCTTGATCTTCTTGTAGCAGCGTTTACACCCTAGATTAACAACCTTTAGCTTCATTCTCGTAACCTGCGATATTATCAAtcaaaaaattagaaatcattGCAAGAATTATCCAATAATGTCAGTACGTGGTGCGGAGAAAACAGCAGatgaaaagaacaagaaaacaaaaacctcaTTCCAGGTTccaaaatatgtttgatattaTAATATacgattttgaaaacaaacagttttcaaaacatgtttttacttttttttttttagatgtttTGCTTGTTTTCTAtggataattttaaaaaataattataaggaaaataaaaaattatatataaaaattatttcaatcgAAACCAATAAAATTCTAGTAATCTGACGAGTAATAAATAACAGAAGGCCAAACCCGAATGATATATACACGGCGGATATATATAAACTAGCGAGAAAATATgaaattcaaatgaaaaaatcaaatgCGTATGAAGGGAGTGAAGAGATTAGAGGAACAGAGACCTCTGTCATAGCTGTGAGAGATGGGATCCGAGCTCAGAATGCAGAATCGAGTCGAAGGAAGAAAAAGATTGGTTTATTAAATAGACCAAACTTTTTCAGTCAACCCAATGAAATGTGGAAATGTGGCACGAGTGAGCTCAAGTTCGTATCATCATCAAGTTTGTTGTTATGTCGGATGGCCCACAATTGTTGACTCTACCTCGTTTTGTCTGCATGTGCTGGTTTGATCAATCGATTCAATCCCTCCCACCTTCCTTGTTAGGCTGAAATCAATATTAAAATATCGCTTGTCACCTTCCTACAGttcccctaaaaaaaaaaaagaaatatttgataaaaatgcggtgattttaaaaaataatttttaaattatcgaaatagaaaaaataattttaaatctatcatAATTTtgtccaataaaaaaaaaaaattataagtgaaaaattatattttcaaaagatgatttaaaaaaaattatgtgagaatcatcttttaaaaaaacgatttttaaaaataaaaaataaaaaattaagaagggTGAAATcctctcttcaagagacaatttcaaaaatttaaatataaaaataaaatcaaatgagaaATTGTGTCTTAAAGAAACTATTTCCACatgataaattcaaaaaaaaaaaaaaacacttaaatggGAAATCAGATTTCCACACAAAAAATACATGAGCTTTGGGTCTATTATTCTAACTGTTGCACCTTCTTTGGTTGTTGTAGTAGTAGTCTTGCTTATGAGGTGGGCAGTAGGCGAAGGACAAGACAACACCTTCTTTGGTTGTTGTAGTAATAGTCTTGCTTATGAGGTGGGTGGTGGGAGAAGGACAAGACAACGATATCATCTACCAAATGCCATTTCCTTCTACCAAGCTTCTTCTATGTTGTAATTCCCCTTCAACGAATTGGATTCATCCATCTATGTTACATTCTGCTGTTGCAACtgttgtttttttgttgtaaaTCAAAAGGGTATGTAAAACATGAAAACccaaatgacttttttttttctttttcttttttgtggtGGGAAAGACGATTTCCAattgcttaattttttattttttatttgatggaaattattttttcaagagaagatttaaaatatatatatatatatatatatatatatatatatatatatatatatatatatatatatatatatatcatttcctttaaaattgtcgtactcttataaaaaatcctTATATTaaggggatttgaaccccaaagAAAAGGTATGCTCTTCAACTCACCTTACCACCAGGCAAGTTTGTCCATTGTTAAATACGAAGCAGTACAcatatatattcaaaatcatcatataaaggaaatattaaaaatttattttagagtgcaaattaattataattaaatacaaaaatttcttttaattgatgataaaaaatataaaaattatcatgataatttttttcatagtatttttaatatcattaatagattaattaaatattaaaaaattgtatatatatcacaatttattttatatcatttaatacaattgaattagatggatcataattttaatattaatatatattttaaaattagacatattataatcaaataccataatattattatgaaataatatttgatgtaatttaataataaatgtacacttataaaattcatatttttatcgatgtatatatatatatatatatatcaaattctttaataaaacaactttaaaatatatattatacttttaattacatttttataaagtttttcttatattttttaaaattttgattaattttatacctaccgatatttttttccaaaatatatgttgatatatctgatatatccgtaaaattgaaaTATCGATATATTTGTGATtgtcgatattttcatcattgggtgCAATCAGTGATTAAAATATCGCGATCGCCAACATCACAAAGACCACTGGGGCAAGTTTGCTCTTTGTTAAATAACATGcatcaaacatatataatatatatatatatatatatatatatatcaaaagttagaatataaacaaaatattaaaaaaataatttaaagaataaattaattataattattttataatcaagtgaaatttttttaatttaattgattagcaaaaatataaaaatgatcataataatatttttcatagtgttttaaatatcttaattaaatattaaaaaaattatacatttatcattacttatttattttatattgtaccataattttaatattaaatatattttaaaattaaacatattataatcaaatattacaatattattatgtacacttatcaaatttatatttttttattgatatgtacaatattatatatgtgtatatattaattttttttttcaaaaaaatcaattttaaaatacttttgtaaataaaattgtaaaaattcattattttatagtaaaagcaaataaaaataatttttgtgtttaaattgaaatttggtAATAAATTCTTTGATACAATAAATGTAAACAACCtttttgaaaatggaatcaaatcacttaaataaaatattttgtaaataaataaaatgaaatcacTCGTTAGTTGAGGGTGTTGGATCAACAGCCAAGAATTATTCTCGACCAACCCAACCTCAAAtttcaaccaaacataaacACACCGTTAGTTGAGAGAAAACCGGTTTCCATGTCACTTTCATTTTTGTTATAGAACAAACTCTCCTTAGTGTTTCTCCATTGTTAATTATTGCATTGCTCTCACACTTTGCAGCAAGGAGGAAGTTAGCATAATGCTTGAAGAATTCTAGAGGTAACTTCACCTGGAAGGCACAATTATAGAATTTCATATCGCGATTTTTTACCCTAATCACACTCTGCAATGCCACCAGCAAACttcaaatgaaataaatattttagtacAGTGCTGGGGTTTCACTTTTTGTAAGGAATTGAAATTTGGGAAATGAAGGCATCTTTGAATAATGGTTTTATTTGATTGAATGGGGAAAGGATGGTGTCCAAGATTACATCCACCGCAAGTTATGACAAAGGTGTCGATGTTTGGATGTGGATCGCAGATACATGAGACACTGCACAACTTGCAGAATTGTTTTAGAACCTGAAATATTACAAATTACCAAGAGGGTTgcagacttaggtggtgtttatttttttggctttttattgaaaacaatttatttttataatgtaagttatttgtttttttactttttcataacttattataaattttttactaaatagaaaaaaccaaaatatataattttttctaaatagaaaaaataacatattggtttttatttactttttaatacttaataaaaataaaatactataaaaacaaacaacttaatatttaatactattaagcattaaagttttatttagaattaagtaaaaaaacaaatatcaccttaatcttttatttttgacCAACTCTTTAGAAGAGTCCCGTTAGTCTATAAAAGGAGGTTATCCTTCGACTCTcaaaataccaatttttcaTAAAGTTCTTCTAAACTTTCTAGCATTCTGCTTCCCTCTCCACTCATTCATATATCTATTTGGAGGAGAAACATTTTAGAACTCGAACTATACACGTCTTACTTGTAGAGTGCATGCATCCAAGGCGAGATTTACTAGTTGTTGAATCCAAGAGGTAGACCACTAATACCCTAGTGCACCAAATTCGTCTTCGAGAATGGTagatctatttcaaggacaaTTGTCATGCTTCAACATATCCTCGATAAGTTTCTGGTTCCTAATTATGTTGTTTACTTATGTGTTTTTGGGCTAATCCTTTGTTTTAATACCCTTAGAACAACATCTCCATCCTTTCAACATTGCCCACAATCTCAAAATGCATTCAACAACACCAAACACACTTATacctacatatatatatatatatatataacaccaGGAAATTTAtagagcatatatatatataacaccaGGAAATTTATAGAGCAGTTTCTTGATCTTCTTCTAGCAGCGGTCACACCCAAGATCAACCTTACCATAATCGTACCCTGCAAGAACAAATACCCACAAAGATatggaaaatatataaaaaaaattaaaaaaagaccagctaaaaaaatatcaaattcagGTGAAGAAATCACATGGGTGTGAAGGGATTGAAGAGATCAGAGGCACAGACACTTCTGGTGAGCTGTGAGTAATGGGAACTGAGCTTAGAATTGAGTTGAACGAAGAAAAAGACTGGTTTCTTTATTAAGTGGGAACGGACCAGGTTAAGCTGAGGTGGCGCCCCTTGGTTGATCAAACTTTTTGAGTCTTTGGATGTCAACCCAATCAGATGTGGGAAAATACACTTTTCCCAATTATTAAACATAAACACCCATGTAAATAactaaatagtatttaatatACTTATATAGTTGAGTTATAAATAAGTTATAagttaattaaatatgaaatttttaaaatttggaaatcggagaGTGAAGAGAacactcaaataataataaaatttcaaatacaaaatagaaattaccaaaaatttaattttattagaaaaattataataaaacaaatttttttacatagtgaggaaaaaatgatgaaattaaaataaataaataaactaagaatgttaaatagattttatgaaaaattttgtttgtttttatattctatctaaaaatttatatatatttttatttaaatccttcagaattaggttttttttttttggtaaataacattgaaatgaaattactttttatcttttaaaactagaaattaaatttatctgTTTAAGGAGAGGCCATGTTTAAATTGTCTTACTAGTAAAATTGATCAAAAGTATacaaattttgaatgaaaaattgaaaaataataaataacacaagCATTAAATTAatcattacaaaaaataatatatgcatAGTAAAATTAGTAATAGAATATGGGTGAATAACAAAtacaacttaaaaaataaatagtgaaTATCAATTTAGAGatgaaaattgtattttattaattttcaatgctcgaaaataaattaaattattgtggaccctgcatttcggctcatgcgttttccacgtgatggcgagctcgattttaatttgaaaaatgatcttttattgattaagaaaatgacttgtagtcaccacttatttttgttttatttttaaaagggtaaacaaaataagaaagaaaaccctaagtgcgactcctcaTTTTGGAGAAGGTGATCTACGAGAAACtggatcgggctcgggggtcaggttacttatcgggaaggtatggtaaaagaccatagcacccctctaagtccctaaaatcgggtctctactaataaaatgaagctgacgggGTAATTTACGAGTAAATCAGTGAATATCCTGAAAGATCATGCACACATAAGAGtcaaaacatgcatagacaacgatcagagggaaaatgggtacatactTGGGCAATGaaccaccatgcgctatcaatagagagggttagtACACCATATAGAACACAAAACATACAACATGCATCACTAAGCagggattaaaattgttcgaaggaaagctagatttttgaaattcatttgagaatcagaatcttagagattatttgaaaattggattattatgaattaaatgtaagaatgagaacttttagaaattaaatttgaaagaaaattgggattttgaagaattatttgaaagtgcgggatttttaagaaaaattaagttacgAAAATTGGGATTATGGGAGTTAAATTTCGAAAGGGATTAGAATCGTAAGTTATTTGAGGcgtagaaattatgaaagttgatgtgtaaaaattggaaatcttagaaatcattcgaaggtagaatttatagaaataatgaataagatgataataataatgatgataataagtAGTGGGGTAAATACGGGAATTGGAGCATGGGAAActggaaattaagttcggagataggacaattggaatttcaaatagctaaatttaggaatcgaaattttgaagaattaaactCTAATGACTGAAActtttgaataattgaactctaattattggaatttttagaagaaagaaacaagTAAACGtagaatttataataatgataacaaagatgatatttaaatgaataaaagtgaatggtggaatttttttagtctaaaggttaaatttggaaatccggttttgaagagttgaattttaatgattgaaataaataaatgaacaaatatgGAATAACGATacttattaacaaaaataatgttcaaACGAATgaaatagtggaatttttctaattgaaaatttgaattagggCGTTGGATTTTTAAAAGGTATGACTG of the Vitis vinifera cultivar Pinot Noir 40024 chromosome 10, ASM3070453v1 genome contains:
- the LOC104878254 gene encoding mulatexin isoform X1; protein product: MTEVTRMKLKVVNLGCKRCYKKIKKLLCKFPEIRDQTFIEKEDTVIIKVVCSYPEMIRTKLICKGRDIIKCIEVIPPPPPPPPPRPRTPPPPPPPPPPPPPPPPPPPPPPPPPPVPGYPVFIYPIKVCCKSCYEGHGGGPCHHGCGIPHQPPSYDGWVSGCRCDRSYGCRCEFLSEENPICTIM
- the LOC104878254 gene encoding mulatexin isoform X2 is translated as MKLKVVNLGCKRCYKKIKKLLCKFPEIRDQTFIEKEDTVIIKVVCSYPEMIRTKLICKGRDIIKCIEVIPPPPPPPPPRPRTPPPPPPPPPPPPPPPPPPPPPPPPPPVPGYPVFIYPIKVCCKSCYEGHGGGPCHHGCGIPHQPPSYDGWVSGCRCDRSYGCRCEFLSEENPICTIM